The genomic interval CATATTCATTTTTAATGTACAACATAGGCACACTTAAAACTGCCACCAAGAAAATACACGTAAACATCGAACTGTTTAATAAGTGCAATAAACTATGAATTTTAGTTTTAAAAGGAACGTTCTTACTTTTAATAACACGTTTCATCATTTTCTGAAAATTCTCTGCACCACCTTTATTCCATCTAAATTGTTGAGATCTAGCAGCGCTAATAACTACCGGTAATTCTGCCGGTGTAACTACGTTTTCTAGGTATTTAAACTTCCAATTTTTTAATTGTGCTCTATAACTTAAATCTAAATCTTCAGTAAGCGTGTCTCCTTCCCAGTTACCAGCATCATAAATACATTCTTTTCTCCAAAGACCAGCAGTACCATTAAAGTTAATAAAATGTCCCTGACTATTTCTACCCACTTGTTCTAGCGTAAAGTGTGCGTCTAAGGCAAAAGCCTGAATTTTGGTAAGCGTAGAATAATCTCTGTTTATATGTCCCCAGCGTGTTTGAACAACACCAATTTCTGGGTCCTTAAAATAGGGAACAGTTTTGTATAACCAATCTGGTTCTGGTAAAAAATCTGCATCAAAAATAGCAATGAATTCTCCTTTAGCTGTTTTTAAACCTTCTTTTAACGCACCTGCTTTAAAGCCTTGTCTATTGCTTCTTCTAGTATGCTGAATATCTATGCCAAGTGCTTGAATTTCTTTGATAAGTTTAGCGGTAATTTCTACAGACTCATCGGTAGAATCATCTAAAACCTGAATTTCTAACTTTTCTCTTGGGTATTCTAATAACGCAATGTTTTTTAACAAGCGCTCCATTACATACAACTCGTTATAAACGGGTAACTGTATGGTAATAAATGGAATCTCATTTGTATTTGAGAAATTATATTTTTCTGAGTTATCTACTTTCTTTCTTGCTTTTAAATAATTTAAAAGCAAATTTAATTGCGCTAATGCATACATAAAAATGAGCAATAACGATAACGAGTAAATAATTATAATAATGTATTCTATAACCACTATTTAAAACTGTATTTAAAAATCCAACCTAATATTTTAACTCCTGCAAAGATACTTCCTTTTACAGTACCTGATACTTTAGAAACGCCTATTCTATTTCTATATTTTACAGGGATTTCTACGTAACTTAATTTTTGTTTTAATGCTTTTAATTGCATTTCTACCGTCC from Polaribacter sejongensis carries:
- a CDS encoding cellulose synthase family protein: MYALAQLNLLLNYLKARKKVDNSEKYNFSNTNEIPFITIQLPVYNELYVMERLLKNIALLEYPREKLEIQVLDDSTDESVEITAKLIKEIQALGIDIQHTRRSNRQGFKAGALKEGLKTAKGEFIAIFDADFLPEPDWLYKTVPYFKDPEIGVVQTRWGHINRDYSTLTKIQAFALDAHFTLEQVGRNSQGHFINFNGTAGLWRKECIYDAGNWEGDTLTEDLDLSYRAQLKNWKFKYLENVVTPAELPVVISAARSQQFRWNKGGAENFQKMMKRVIKSKNVPFKTKIHSLLHLLNSSMFTCIFLVAVLSVPMLYIKNEYAHLKIYFYVMSFFVISSLIFFVCYWFMFKAIYGGGFIKFIKYIGSFFTFFSIAMGFSLHNTIAVLEGHLGKKSEFIRTPKFNINGLKGEWKSNKYIKKKPSFHVILEGLLALYFVFGMYSAFIVGNQGGDFGLFPFHFMLFIGYSYVFVKSIFSKA